One genomic window of Halococcus sediminicola includes the following:
- a CDS encoding threonine aldolase family protein translates to MIDLRSDTVTRPDDAMGEAARTAEVGDDVYGEDPTVNELERRAAEAVGMDAALYVPTGTMGNQIAARTHTDRGDELLCERTSHIYNWEVGGLAQLSGLQVRSVDGGARGVIDPETIHGELVERSDHRPGTELLALENTHNQKGGVAITAEEIDAAAAAAADHDIPTHVDGARLFNASVALDTPAPRLLENVDSVMFCLSKGLGAPVGSMLAGEEGFIARARRNRKLFGGGMRQAGVIAAPGIEALGNVERLAEDHENARALAAGLDAIDGLSSQSPDTNIVLVETRGPAERFVERIAGEGVRASAFGEHTVRLCTHWDIDDEDVEGAIESVERAMD, encoded by the coding sequence GTGATAGACCTCCGAAGCGATACGGTCACGCGCCCGGACGACGCAATGGGCGAGGCGGCACGCACGGCCGAGGTGGGCGACGACGTCTACGGCGAGGACCCCACGGTCAACGAGTTGGAGCGACGCGCCGCCGAAGCCGTCGGCATGGACGCCGCCCTCTACGTTCCGACGGGGACGATGGGCAATCAGATCGCCGCGCGCACCCACACCGACCGCGGCGACGAACTGCTCTGTGAGCGCACGAGCCACATCTACAACTGGGAAGTCGGCGGGCTCGCCCAGCTCTCGGGGCTGCAGGTGCGGTCCGTCGATGGCGGCGCACGCGGCGTCATCGACCCCGAAACCATCCACGGGGAGCTCGTCGAGCGCAGTGACCACCGCCCCGGTACTGAACTACTGGCGCTCGAAAACACGCACAACCAGAAGGGTGGCGTCGCCATCACGGCCGAGGAGATCGACGCGGCCGCCGCGGCCGCCGCCGACCACGACATCCCCACGCACGTCGACGGCGCACGCCTGTTCAACGCGAGCGTCGCGCTCGACACGCCCGCCCCGCGCCTGCTCGAAAACGTCGATTCGGTCATGTTCTGTCTCTCGAAGGGCCTCGGCGCACCGGTTGGATCGATGCTCGCCGGTGAGGAGGGATTCATCGCCCGCGCACGTCGGAATCGGAAGCTCTTCGGTGGCGGAATGCGCCAAGCGGGCGTCATCGCCGCGCCCGGAATCGAGGCGCTCGGAAACGTCGAGCGCCTCGCCGAGGACCACGAGAACGCCCGCGCGCTCGCGGCGGGACTCGACGCCATCGACGGTCTCAGCTCCCAGTCACCCGACACGAACATCGTCCTCGTCGAGACGCGAGGGCCGGCCGAGAGGTTCGTCGAACGCATCGCCGGCGAGGGCGTGCGCGCGTCGGCGTTCGGCGAGCACACCGTTCGTCTATGCACTCACTGGGACATCGACGACGAGGACGTCGAGGGAGCAATCGAGAGCGTCGAGCGGGCGATGGACTAG
- a CDS encoding proteasome assembly chaperone family protein: MSQQPVADGPSFHVRQETEPAAETLIAGFSTFGLAGLTAADYIVDHLDLDERGHVTVDQLPTITPFENGTPRHHTRFFSRDDLDITVLVGDLFIPPFAAEAFSTALLDWTAENDVSEVTVLSGIPIPHGPDGHRVFYVGSEDYQERRLSGTELPPMTEGFLDGVNASLMQRGMESDLATGILTTPVHSQGPDIEAALRLIESVRTVYDVDIDTEPLEAFAAEVRNYYEGLSQHLEATEPQDRHDIMFG; this comes from the coding sequence ATGTCACAGCAGCCAGTAGCGGACGGGCCGTCGTTTCATGTCAGACAGGAGACCGAGCCGGCCGCCGAAACGCTCATCGCCGGCTTCTCGACATTCGGTCTCGCCGGTCTCACGGCCGCCGACTACATCGTCGACCACCTCGACCTCGACGAGCGCGGGCACGTCACCGTCGACCAACTGCCGACGATCACGCCCTTCGAGAACGGCACGCCGCGCCACCACACGCGCTTTTTTTCGCGCGACGATCTCGATATCACCGTTTTGGTGGGCGACCTGTTCATCCCACCGTTCGCCGCCGAGGCGTTCAGCACGGCGCTGCTCGACTGGACGGCCGAAAACGACGTCTCGGAGGTCACAGTCCTCTCGGGGATTCCGATTCCGCACGGACCGGACGGCCACCGGGTGTTCTACGTCGGTTCCGAAGACTACCAGGAGCGCCGGCTTTCGGGCACGGAGCTCCCGCCGATGACCGAGGGTTTCCTCGACGGCGTGAACGCGAGCCTGATGCAACGCGGAATGGAAAGCGACCTCGCAACAGGAATTCTCACGACGCCGGTCCACAGTCAGGGACCGGACATCGAGGCCGCGCTCCGGCTCATCGAGAGCGTACGCACGGTCTACGACGTCGACATCGACACCGAACCGCTCGAAGCGTTCGCCGCCGAGGTGCGGAACTACTACGAAGGGCTGAGCCAGCACCTCGAAGCGACCGAGCCGCAGGACCGCCACGACATCATGTTCGGGTAG
- a CDS encoding sodium:solute symporter family protein → MATLTDPLTLTMGGYFLATLLIAWWAGRDAGSGYVEFTLAGRDLGLGVYMMTYFATFAGGGLTMGVAQRAFTAGISAQWYAMAEGLAWMSITVIVGFLYAFDVVSVPELLGRAFGDYTKYFAAIFTVVGQVALTTGQTIGMASIIATVTDIPLDVAFWASVAVFIAITLYGGMNSVAWADTLHGVLIIVGMFVAIPIAVSNAGGVGAIATGVPSGHTNWFGVGLVQIGSWYLMYLTVAGAQQQMLQRTWSARSKRVAMAGTFLAGAVITGYGILTATAGMIATAQGAQIESSMAFAWTLTNTLPPVVAGLLLAAAVGSVMSGADSFLLAGATTFVNDLYIPLRGGREDFSEAHLVAVTRATILAFGLIAAVIAFSGIDIIAINTLGMGIMSVLFAGIISMLWDGTTREAGLPGFVVGGVVFVVWAFVLGEPALFGEGTLESAVPATAAALVTILGLSYLGYGETFDLDTVRHVGSSADGERTERVSYGND, encoded by the coding sequence ATGGCGACGCTGACCGACCCACTGACACTCACGATGGGCGGGTACTTCCTCGCGACGCTGCTCATCGCGTGGTGGGCCGGTCGCGATGCTGGCTCCGGCTACGTCGAGTTCACGCTCGCCGGCCGCGACCTCGGTCTCGGCGTCTACATGATGACCTATTTCGCCACTTTCGCCGGCGGCGGTCTCACGATGGGTGTCGCCCAGCGGGCGTTCACCGCCGGCATCAGCGCCCAGTGGTACGCGATGGCCGAAGGTCTCGCGTGGATGTCCATCACCGTCATCGTCGGCTTTCTCTATGCCTTCGACGTGGTGAGCGTCCCCGAACTGCTGGGTCGGGCCTTCGGCGACTACACCAAGTATTTCGCCGCGATCTTCACCGTCGTCGGACAGGTCGCACTGACGACCGGCCAGACCATCGGGATGGCCTCGATCATCGCCACCGTCACCGACATCCCGCTCGACGTCGCCTTCTGGGCGAGTGTTGCCGTCTTCATCGCCATCACCCTCTATGGGGGAATGAACTCCGTCGCGTGGGCCGACACCCTGCACGGGGTGCTCATCATCGTCGGGATGTTCGTAGCGATCCCCATCGCGGTCTCCAACGCCGGCGGCGTTGGTGCCATCGCGACGGGCGTGCCGTCGGGCCACACCAACTGGTTCGGCGTCGGACTGGTCCAGATCGGCTCGTGGTATCTGATGTACCTCACCGTTGCCGGTGCCCAACAGCAGATGCTCCAGCGGACGTGGTCGGCCCGCAGCAAGCGCGTGGCGATGGCCGGTACCTTCCTCGCGGGCGCGGTGATCACCGGATATGGAATTCTGACCGCCACCGCGGGGATGATCGCCACCGCTCAGGGCGCACAGATCGAGTCCTCGATGGCCTTTGCGTGGACGCTCACCAACACGCTACCGCCGGTCGTCGCCGGCCTGCTGCTCGCGGCGGCGGTCGGGTCGGTGATGAGTGGGGCGGATTCGTTCCTGCTCGCCGGCGCGACAACGTTCGTCAACGACCTCTACATCCCGCTCCGCGGCGGCCGGGAGGACTTTTCCGAAGCGCATCTCGTCGCCGTGACGCGCGCGACCATCCTCGCGTTCGGCCTGATCGCGGCCGTCATCGCCTTCAGCGGTATCGACATCATCGCCATCAACACGCTCGGCATGGGGATCATGTCGGTGCTGTTCGCTGGGATCATCAGCATGCTCTGGGACGGAACCACACGGGAGGCGGGACTTCCTGGGTTCGTCGTCGGTGGGGTTGTTTTCGTCGTCTGGGCGTTCGTGCTCGGTGAACCGGCGCTGTTCGGCGAGGGAACTCTCGAATCGGCGGTGCCGGCGACCGCGGCCGCGCTCGTAACGATTCTCGGGTTGAGCTATCTCGGCTACGGCGAGACGTTCGACCTCGATACCGTCCGACACGTCGGCTCCTCGGCCGACGGCGAACGAACGGAGCGCGTCAGCTACGGCAACGACTGA
- a CDS encoding permease: MSVQQSLVESGKFLAEMVWITWWPIVLGFTISGAIQAFVSQQRMSDTLGGDSWREVGLASGFGFVSSSCSFGAVSTAKSLFKKGASAATSLAAYEFASTNLVIEIGIVIWIVLSPAFMVADFVGGALLIVLLAGAFKYLVPEGWIEDAREHVRSLDDDEDGADDWVENHSWREKLLTGRGWRRASENAIGEWGMLWTELVAGFVIASLIKGFVPESAWQQFFSVFPEGTVGWVVFGVVAGTVIGVLTFVCSVSNVPFALVLWQGGIPFGGVLSYIFADLIVPHIVDMYRKFYGWRMAATMFVLFFVAAAVAGAVIHAVWAGAGLIPARGGRRDQTRRLHHDTERRLQRRVPRTGVSHLLRGRREHRRRSGCRLTFTRRGARCRRRSRGPRRRVCRRFPGER; encoded by the coding sequence ATGTCCGTTCAACAGAGCCTCGTCGAGTCAGGGAAGTTCCTCGCCGAGATGGTCTGGATAACGTGGTGGCCGATCGTGCTCGGGTTCACGATTTCGGGCGCGATACAGGCGTTCGTCAGCCAGCAGCGCATGAGCGACACCCTCGGCGGCGATAGCTGGCGCGAGGTGGGTCTCGCCTCGGGCTTTGGCTTCGTCTCGTCGAGCTGTTCGTTCGGGGCCGTGTCGACCGCGAAATCCCTGTTCAAGAAGGGAGCCTCGGCGGCGACGTCGCTCGCGGCCTACGAGTTCGCCAGCACGAACCTCGTCATCGAGATCGGCATCGTCATCTGGATCGTGCTCAGCCCGGCGTTCATGGTCGCCGATTTCGTCGGCGGCGCGCTGCTCATCGTCCTGCTCGCGGGCGCGTTCAAGTATCTCGTCCCCGAGGGCTGGATCGAGGACGCCCGCGAGCACGTCCGCAGCCTCGATGACGACGAGGACGGGGCGGACGACTGGGTGGAAAACCACTCGTGGCGCGAGAAACTGCTTACCGGACGCGGCTGGCGGAGAGCTTCGGAGAACGCCATCGGCGAGTGGGGGATGCTCTGGACGGAACTCGTCGCGGGTTTCGTCATCGCGAGCCTCATCAAGGGATTCGTCCCGGAATCGGCGTGGCAGCAGTTCTTCTCGGTGTTTCCGGAGGGAACTGTGGGCTGGGTCGTCTTCGGCGTCGTCGCCGGGACGGTCATCGGCGTGCTCACGTTCGTCTGTTCGGTTTCGAACGTGCCGTTCGCGCTCGTGCTCTGGCAGGGCGGCATCCCGTTCGGTGGCGTTCTGTCCTACATCTTCGCCGACCTCATCGTCCCGCATATCGTCGACATGTACCGGAAGTTCTACGGCTGGCGGATGGCCGCGACGATGTTCGTCCTCTTCTTCGTCGCGGCGGCCGTCGCCGGGGCGGTCATCCACGCCGTGTGGGCCGGTGCCGGACTGATTCCCGCGCGCGGCGGTCGGCGGGACCAAACCCGGCGGCTACACCACGATACTGAACGTCGTCTTCAGCGTCGTGTTCCTCGCACAGGTGTATCTCACCTTCTTCGAGGGCGGCGGGAGCATCGACGTCGTTCCGGGTGCCGACTGACGTTCACCCGGCGTGGCGCACGATGTAGACGTCGTAGTCGGGGTCCTCGGCGACGGGTGTGCCGACGCTTTCCGGGGGAGCGGTGA
- a CDS encoding ABC transporter ATP-binding protein, with protein sequence MPPAIETEGLTKRFDETAVVSDVDITVPAGSVYGFLGPNGAGKTTTMRMLTTLVRPTSGTARVAGHDIANRDEVVPEMGFLPEEPPLYDELTAREQLRYVTGLRDMEREDYIETLLERFDLAEDANERVGTYSKGMKQKTALIQAVVHDPTVVFLDEPTSGLDPRAARTVYDLIGELTDGGTTVFLSTHILPVVERLADTVGVLDDGSLVAEDSPERLTHRAEEERSLEDAFLDVTSEAPAEAR encoded by the coding sequence ATGCCGCCTGCTATCGAAACCGAGGGCCTGACCAAGCGCTTCGACGAGACGGCCGTGGTCTCGGACGTCGACATCACCGTGCCCGCCGGATCGGTGTATGGCTTTCTGGGACCGAACGGCGCGGGCAAGACGACGACCATGCGGATGTTGACGACGCTCGTGCGCCCGACGAGCGGGACGGCCCGCGTCGCCGGCCACGACATCGCAAACCGGGACGAAGTGGTTCCGGAGATGGGATTTCTGCCCGAGGAGCCGCCACTGTACGACGAACTCACCGCGCGCGAGCAGCTGCGCTACGTCACCGGTCTCCGCGATATGGAGAGAGAGGACTACATCGAGACGCTGCTCGAACGGTTCGATCTCGCCGAGGACGCAAACGAACGGGTGGGAACGTACTCGAAGGGGATGAAACAGAAGACGGCGCTGATTCAGGCGGTCGTCCACGACCCCACGGTCGTCTTCCTCGACGAGCCCACATCGGGACTCGACCCGCGCGCCGCGCGCACGGTCTACGACCTCATCGGCGAACTCACCGACGGCGGCACCACGGTGTTCCTCTCGACGCATATCTTACCAGTGGTCGAGCGCCTCGCCGACACGGTTGGCGTGCTCGACGACGGCTCGCTGGTCGCCGAGGATTCGCCCGAACGACTCACCCACCGTGCCGAAGAGGAGCGCTCGCTCGAAGACGCCTTCCTCGACGTGACGAGTGAAGCCCCGGCCGAAGCACGATGA
- a CDS encoding dihydrolipoyl dehydrogenase family protein — protein sequence MADFDLIVFGGGTGNTVASAAAAEGLETALVERGPIGGLCLNRGCNPSKMLIQHATVANRIREAEGFGIDATIDEIRFGEFVRDVNDELADIASAKKENKREEVNLTLFQEEARFVDDHTIETESGETHTGEEVVIAAGSTPVIPGAIDGLDDVEFLTSTDAIRLEEPPERLVVLGGGYIAAELGYYFDAFGTDVALIEMENSLVPREDDDVAAAFTDIAEERHDVYTGYRAAEVTESGGEITVTAESEDGESVEVTGDELLVALGRRPNTDGIDLDATGVATTDAGFIETDARLRTNVEGIRAMGDIADNGMFKHSGDYEGEIMIDNVVHGAEREADFTALPHAVFAEPQIGAVGETEAALDEAGREYVVGRAAFTDTAMSRALKLDRGFAKVLADPDSHEILGCHVIGHEASMLIHEVTPAVRYGLSADDLANTLIHAHPALSKVVMKACADVSGN from the coding sequence ATGGCCGACTTCGACCTCATCGTGTTCGGCGGCGGCACCGGCAACACGGTCGCCTCGGCGGCGGCCGCGGAGGGACTGGAGACCGCACTCGTCGAGCGGGGTCCGATCGGCGGACTCTGCCTCAACCGGGGCTGTAACCCCTCGAAGATGCTCATCCAGCACGCGACCGTCGCCAATCGGATTCGAGAGGCGGAGGGGTTCGGTATCGACGCGACAATCGACGAGATCCGCTTCGGTGAGTTCGTCAGGGACGTCAACGACGAACTCGCGGACATCGCGAGCGCGAAAAAGGAGAACAAACGCGAGGAGGTGAACCTCACACTGTTTCAGGAAGAGGCGCGGTTCGTCGACGACCACACCATCGAGACAGAAAGCGGCGAGACTCACACGGGCGAGGAGGTCGTCATCGCGGCCGGGAGCACGCCGGTGATCCCCGGAGCCATCGACGGACTCGACGATGTTGAGTTCCTCACCAGCACCGACGCCATCCGCCTCGAAGAACCACCAGAGAGGCTGGTGGTGCTCGGCGGCGGCTACATCGCGGCCGAACTCGGCTACTACTTCGATGCCTTCGGAACCGACGTGGCGCTCATCGAGATGGAAAATTCCCTTGTACCCCGCGAGGACGACGACGTGGCGGCGGCGTTCACCGACATCGCCGAAGAGCGCCACGACGTCTATACGGGCTATCGCGCCGCGGAAGTCACGGAATCGGGCGGCGAAATTACTGTTACCGCCGAGTCCGAGGACGGTGAGAGCGTCGAGGTGACGGGCGACGAACTGCTGGTGGCGCTCGGTCGCCGGCCCAACACGGACGGCATCGACCTCGATGCGACGGGCGTCGCGACGACCGACGCGGGTTTCATCGAGACCGACGCACGGTTGCGAACGAACGTCGAGGGAATCCGGGCGATGGGCGACATCGCCGACAACGGGATGTTCAAGCACTCGGGCGACTACGAGGGCGAGATCATGATCGACAACGTCGTCCACGGGGCCGAACGGGAGGCCGACTTCACCGCCCTTCCCCACGCGGTCTTCGCCGAACCGCAGATCGGCGCGGTCGGCGAGACCGAGGCGGCACTCGACGAGGCAGGGAGGGAGTATGTCGTCGGCCGGGCCGCGTTCACCGACACGGCGATGAGTCGGGCATTGAAACTCGACCGGGGCTTCGCGAAGGTGCTCGCCGACCCCGACAGTCACGAGATCCTCGGCTGTCACGTCATCGGCCACGAGGCCTCGATGCTGATCCACGAGGTCACCCCGGCCGTGCGCTACGGACTGAGCGCCGACGACCTCGCGAACACCCTGATCCACGCCCATCCCGCGCTGAGCAAGGTCGTGATGAAGGCGTGTGCGGACGTTTCCGGGAACTGA
- a CDS encoding tRNA (guanine(26)-N(2))-dimethyltransferase encodes MHVTEGSLDFTVPEQPEAGVGEDVFFNPAQELNRDLTVAVLRAVRERHSYESYLDAHAASGVRGVRAAREGYAATLCDRDPDATALCRTNLDRNDLDGTVVTRNANALLAEERFDVVDLDPFGTPIPFTDAAFRGARHLVCVTATDTAPLCGAHKESGIRSYSAVPQNTEYHAEMGLRILLGALVRTAARYDVAAIPVLSHATSHYVRTYLALSRRASDANDALDELGYVHHCFSCLHRETEEGLIAHPPETCPACGGRVRTAGPLWLGRVHDDEFLGRVREQVTDEMGTAERARDLLDTLEGELDRPTHYDQHRLCKQWSRSASAMDEFLARLRAAGFAASRAHYGGTAFKTDATVEEIERATVPPETER; translated from the coding sequence ATGCACGTCACCGAGGGGAGCCTCGATTTCACGGTGCCCGAACAGCCCGAGGCGGGCGTCGGCGAAGACGTCTTCTTCAACCCCGCACAGGAACTCAACCGCGACCTCACGGTGGCGGTGCTCCGGGCCGTCCGCGAGCGCCACAGTTATGAATCGTATCTCGACGCTCACGCCGCGAGCGGCGTCCGTGGGGTGCGGGCCGCACGGGAGGGCTACGCGGCGACGCTCTGTGACCGCGACCCCGACGCGACCGCCCTCTGTCGGACGAATCTCGACCGGAACGATCTCGATGGCACGGTGGTGACTCGCAACGCGAACGCGCTGCTCGCCGAGGAGCGCTTCGACGTCGTCGATCTCGATCCCTTCGGCACGCCCATCCCGTTCACCGACGCCGCCTTCCGGGGCGCGCGCCACCTCGTCTGCGTCACCGCGACCGACACCGCGCCGCTGTGTGGCGCGCACAAGGAGAGCGGGATTCGCTCGTACAGCGCCGTCCCGCAGAATACTGAATACCATGCCGAGATGGGCCTCAGAATCCTCCTCGGTGCGCTCGTCCGCACTGCCGCCCGCTACGACGTCGCCGCCATCCCAGTATTGAGCCACGCGACGAGCCACTACGTCCGGACGTATCTCGCGCTGTCGCGGCGGGCCAGCGACGCCAACGACGCGCTCGATGAACTGGGGTACGTCCATCACTGCTTTTCGTGTCTCCACCGCGAGACAGAGGAGGGACTCATCGCCCATCCCCCGGAAACGTGTCCGGCCTGCGGCGGGCGGGTGCGCACCGCCGGCCCGCTCTGGCTCGGTCGCGTCCACGACGACGAGTTTCTCGGCCGTGTCCGCGAGCAGGTCACCGACGAGATGGGCACCGCCGAGCGCGCCCGCGACCTGCTCGACACGCTCGAAGGCGAACTCGATAGGCCAACGCACTACGACCAGCACCGCCTCTGCAAGCAGTGGAGTCGGTCGGCGAGCGCGATGGACGAGTTCCTCGCCCGCCTTCGAGCGGCGGGCTTCGCGGCCTCGCGAGCACACTACGGCGGCACGGCGTTCAAGACCGACGCTACGGTCGAGGAAATCGAGCGCGCGACCGTTCCGCCCGAGACGGAGCGGTGA
- a CDS encoding DUF7859 family protein has translation MPFGLDPVLLALLAVILLLFFGFYLLIRRTATAFREGTERGRR, from the coding sequence ATGCCATTCGGTCTCGACCCGGTGTTGCTCGCGCTGCTGGCGGTCATCCTGCTGCTCTTTTTCGGTTTCTATCTCCTCATCCGCCGCACCGCGACGGCCTTCCGCGAGGGAACCGAGCGCGGCCGGCGCTAG
- a CDS encoding NmrA family NAD(P)-binding protein: MRTILVTGATGTVGRHVVTSLAEEDVAVRAGVRDVARARER, translated from the coding sequence ATGAGGACGATACTGGTCACCGGGGCCACGGGAACCGTCGGTCGCCACGTCGTGACGAGCCTCGCCGAGGAAGACGTCGCGGTGCGGGCGGGCGTGCGGGACGTGGCGCGCGCCCGCGAGCGTTAG
- a CDS encoding DsrE family protein, whose translation MLDDNKTVFHLVDGDSDDQELTLTLAENLTKDDTIDMEDVAILAQAEGIDPVTTDGDQSDRVRSLVESGVSVKACSNTLAMFDLEESDLVDGVEVVSSGVGELTRLQNDGYAYIST comes from the coding sequence ATGCTCGACGACAACAAGACGGTGTTTCACCTCGTGGACGGCGACAGTGACGACCAAGAACTCACCCTCACGCTCGCAGAAAATCTCACGAAGGACGACACCATCGACATGGAGGACGTCGCGATCCTCGCACAGGCCGAGGGTATCGACCCGGTGACGACGGACGGCGACCAGAGTGACCGCGTGCGCTCGCTCGTCGAGAGCGGCGTCTCGGTCAAGGCGTGTTCGAACACGCTCGCCATGTTCGACCTCGAAGAGTCCGACCTCGTGGATGGCGTCGAGGTCGTCTCGTCGGGCGTCGGCGAACTCACCCGACTCCAAAACGACGGTTACGCCTACATCAGCACGTAG
- a CDS encoding universal stress protein: MLLVPFDGSALAATALDRAREFGAALDEGVLALVVVPDDASFARERGWIGSAESFDPKRVGEELAADIEDVAPESEVRVETVEGTSSLASTETDISRTIRQVAHEVGASVVFVGSENAGRVTAPPESVGTPVAEDPDYDVYIVRHAG; the protein is encoded by the coding sequence ATGTTGCTGGTTCCGTTCGACGGCTCGGCGCTCGCCGCGACGGCGCTCGACCGTGCCCGCGAGTTCGGGGCGGCACTCGACGAGGGCGTGCTCGCGCTCGTCGTCGTTCCGGACGACGCATCGTTCGCCCGCGAGCGCGGCTGGATCGGCTCGGCGGAGTCGTTCGACCCCAAGCGCGTCGGCGAGGAACTGGCGGCCGACATCGAGGACGTCGCACCCGAGAGCGAGGTGCGCGTCGAGACAGTTGAGGGGACGAGTTCGCTCGCCTCGACCGAGACCGACATCAGCCGGACGATACGGCAGGTCGCCCACGAGGTGGGAGCCTCGGTCGTCTTCGTCGGCAGCGAGAACGCCGGCCGCGTCACCGCTCCCCCGGAAAGCGTCGGCACACCCGTCGCCGAGGACCCCGACTACGACGTCTACATCGTGCGCCACGCCGGGTGA
- a CDS encoding MFS transporter — MTVPLTEVGMRADPRLVLADRIYYGWVVVIACLLASIAVFGTSYAFGVFYDAFIATFAVSRTVLAVVFGLQTALLYVTGVAAGQFVERYGQRFTAAISGLFLTIGVLWTAFARSYLELVVSFGVVAAIGMGGLYVIGYASVPLWFDRRRGAATGIASAGLGIGLVTVPPTADALITTVGWRGAMLAIAVVVFVLSALVTLLFADDPAAVNIEGRVAADSAPTPDGGNVAHVRSVVLSRRFLLVFVGWVLVFAPLYVLLGHAVLYADDAGFGRSVGVFAVTAIGIATTVARLGVAGLSDWAGRTRTFVVCGAVMALSSIGIALAPSSVTFLACVAVFGVGYGGCGGLLGALVADLFGNTDLNTLFAAMSLSLGVAGIAAPPLAGLVFESVGGYPLAFLGFGGGGLLGAGCIALAVRIG, encoded by the coding sequence ATGACGGTCCCGCTCACAGAGGTCGGCATGCGTGCGGACCCGCGCCTCGTGCTGGCCGACCGCATCTACTACGGCTGGGTCGTCGTCATCGCCTGCCTGCTGGCCTCGATCGCCGTCTTCGGCACCTCCTACGCCTTCGGCGTCTTCTATGACGCGTTCATCGCCACCTTCGCCGTCTCGCGCACGGTTTTGGCGGTCGTCTTCGGTCTCCAGACCGCGCTCCTCTACGTCACCGGCGTCGCCGCCGGCCAGTTCGTCGAGCGCTACGGACAGCGCTTCACGGCCGCGATTTCCGGTCTCTTTCTCACTATCGGTGTGCTCTGGACCGCCTTCGCCCGGAGCTATCTCGAACTCGTCGTTTCCTTCGGCGTCGTCGCCGCCATCGGCATGGGTGGGCTGTACGTCATCGGCTACGCCTCGGTGCCGCTCTGGTTCGATCGCCGGCGCGGCGCGGCCACCGGCATCGCCTCGGCCGGTCTCGGCATCGGTCTCGTCACCGTCCCCCCAACTGCCGACGCGCTCATCACGACCGTCGGCTGGCGCGGAGCCATGCTCGCCATCGCGGTCGTCGTTTTCGTCCTCTCGGCGCTCGTCACGTTGCTGTTCGCCGACGACCCGGCCGCCGTCAACATCGAAGGGCGCGTCGCGGCCGACTCGGCACCGACTCCCGACGGCGGGAACGTCGCACACGTCCGCTCGGTCGTCCTCTCGCGACGCTTCCTGTTGGTCTTCGTCGGCTGGGTGCTCGTGTTTGCGCCGCTGTACGTGCTGCTCGGCCACGCGGTGCTCTACGCCGACGACGCCGGCTTTGGCCGCTCGGTCGGCGTGTTCGCGGTCACGGCTATCGGCATTGCGACGACGGTCGCACGGCTCGGCGTCGCGGGCCTCTCCGACTGGGCCGGCCGGACACGCACGTTCGTCGTCTGTGGGGCCGTGATGGCGCTTTCCTCCATCGGTATCGCGCTCGCGCCCTCTTCCGTGACGTTCCTCGCCTGCGTCGCCGTCTTCGGCGTCGGCTACGGTGGCTGTGGCGGACTGCTCGGCGCGCTGGTCGCCGACCTGTTCGGCAACACGGACCTCAACACGCTCTTTGCGGCGATGTCGCTCTCGCTCGGCGTCGCCGGCATCGCCGCCCCGCCGCTCGCTGGTCTCGTCTTCGAGTCGGTCGGCGGCTACCCGCTCGCGTTTCTGGGATTCGGCGGCGGCGGTCTCCTCGGGGCCGGCTGTATCGCCCTCGCCGTCCGCATCGGCTGA
- a CDS encoding metallophosphoesterase gives MICVLSDTHGTDGHRLDGHLLDAVREANLVLHAGDFTTERVLDAFETEVTALRAVHGNNATPAVRERLPGECVVDHEDVTIALTHGDDRDETGLAMLGRQEGANLVISGHSHRPGVTDTGDLTLLNPGSHADPRWYRPAYAELVIEDGRLEGRLREPTGETFEEFGVGL, from the coding sequence GTGATCTGCGTTCTCTCGGATACCCACGGCACGGACGGCCATCGCCTCGACGGCCATCTCCTCGACGCCGTCCGTGAAGCCAACCTCGTCCTCCACGCTGGCGATTTCACGACCGAGCGGGTTCTCGACGCCTTCGAGACCGAAGTTACCGCTCTCCGCGCCGTCCACGGCAACAACGCCACGCCGGCCGTCCGCGAGCGCCTACCCGGAGAGTGCGTCGTCGACCACGAGGACGTAACGATTGCGCTCACTCACGGCGACGATCGTGACGAAACCGGATTGGCCATGCTCGGTCGACAGGAGGGTGCGAATCTCGTGATCTCCGGGCATTCACACCGGCCCGGCGTTACCGACACGGGCGACCTCACCCTCCTGAACCCCGGTAGTCACGCCGACCCGCGGTGGTATCGGCCCGCCTACGCGGAACTCGTGATCGAGGACGGTCGTCTCGAGGGGCGACTCCGCGAACCGACCGGTGAGACCTTCGAGGAGTTCGGGGTGGGGTTGTGA